aatattttatggcTGTTTATGGGTTGTTTTGCTCCAATATTACTATGAGTTTTCTTTAAATGTGCCTTGACCCtccattcaagtcatgtgaccAGCACCACATTTCTATAGAAAGAGATTAGTAGACTACCAAATGTTACTTCAGTTAAGGTAATCTGTAAAAGATTGTAGATTTTGTTTATATAGAAAGTACAGaatgcattttgttaaataacCTTTCATTGTACACAACACTGTGTAATCACTACATCTGATCTGTATGTTTCACATGCAATTTTGTGACTGTCAGTTTCAACTCTAAACTATTAGCAACCCTCACTGCTGTCTTGCCTTTGGAGCTGCTGCTACTAATCGGTAAATCCTTTCTGAAATTCCATTTGACCACTTGGTGGCACTGTTCACTGAAATTCAAATCCCAATCAGCCACATGCCACCACCATCCACTGTAGCATTGTATGCTATGCAAAAATCCAGAGTTTCAACAGCGAGCGAGCGTTGCATCATGTTAATCCAGTTTGTGCTCTTGCAGAAAAGGGTATTTATCGAACCTCTGTGTTTGAGAGACTCGGAGCTGAATCCAAGGCTGATACCACTATGGGAAGCAAGGTAAGACATGCTTTACTGGTTCTTAAGTTGGAATATTTCTCTGGATACAGTAACatttacaggtttttttaaatgttttaaaacatttttagggATCTTATTCAAAATGTGTACATTATGGgcacatctatctatctgtctataattCTGTCACACAATAACTTTTGCAAACTTTGATCAGACTCCTTGTCTCCTATCAACCTTTTGCATTGaacttgtgtgtttcagattacCTGCTGTAAAGCATTGACGGGGCCGCTTGTATGTAATTGTCAATCTGCCACTGAAATTTGAACTACTGATATCACACTTTTTGATGTTCAGCCTTGCAAATTAAATACTATGTAGTCATGTGTACAAATTCGTTAAGTGTATGATTTATACAGTTTACTCATGGTTAAATGTTTAGTATAAAGTGTAGCTATACAGCCTTGGGATCCCAAGAATGCTTTTCTTACATTTCCAAAGATGAATCCCCTTCCCTTAATTTGCAGCCCACGGGGGTGTTCAGCCGATTAGGAGATGCGACGGGCGAgcgcagggaggaggaggacgagaAGGCAGTGGAAAGTGACGGGGAAGGCTCTGTGCTTCAGTACGCCGGGGTCCTGAAGCGAACAGCACAGCCTGCCAGGAAAACCCCAGCCAAGGCCAGCCCTGCCTCCCTGACCCCAGCCAAGGCCAGCCCTGCCTCCCTGACCCCGGCCAAGGTCAGCCCTGCCTCCCTGATAACAGCCAAGACCAGGACTACCCTCGCTGCTCGCAGACCAGCCATCGTCACTTTGAAGCGCCTGGGCAAGCCTGCCAGGGCCCTGGCAACCTGTGCTGCCCCAGACAAGCCTGAGCCTGCTGCCAAGATCAGCGTGCTGCAGAGGCTGGGCAAGCCCTCCAGCCCACAGCCCGACACTCAGGACAGCAGGGTGACCAGCACCAAGAGCAAAGGGTTCACTGTCACCATCAATCGGGGGCTGGGCAGTGCCAAGGTGAGCAGCAGCACCGGGGAGTGCCAGGGGGCGCAGATGGACAGTGCCGGCTCTGTCAGCGTCTTCAAGAGATTGGGCCTGAAGAACACCTGACTGCCTCGCTGAGTCCTGCGCTTTTAATAATGTTTGTCGGTTTTACGAATgcttgcgttttttttttgtatgaggggaaaaataaacaaaaaaaacatgcaacaataactgtaccactttttaattttttacaacaAATTTGGATTTAATGGTCGTATATATCCAATACAGTGACACGTCCCTGTTGTCTTGTCTATACAGCTACCCCCGTGGGAAGTTGGCTGGCTCACTATTTGAAGCCATTTAACTAGTAGTAAATTGAAACCCTGACAACAATTTACAACACACCCTGTAGTGCACCAAGTCTCAagttgctactttttttttttggtttgatttccCCAGTTGTGgtggtgtttctgtttttatacatttgcaCTGTAAAGTGTCTTGCACAACGTGGTATTTAAGAGGCTGTAAAAATCAGCTTTGGAATCTTCCCCATAAGCTGCAATGAGTGGCTCGTCAAATTgtcctgtatgtaaaacatcacTAACTCTGATAACATTGCATGGATTTCAAAAAACCCGTCAGTTTCAAGACATCATTCAAGACTCCATTTGTATAGCAATGCAAGACTGAATCCCCCTCTACTGGCCTAAGTGCTCAAGTGGGTATTTAAGCAGTGATGAACATTTTTAGCTGACTCACTGTCAGTTGGCTCTTACGACCTCCTCTATCCGAAGGCATTCACTTATCTGCTTCCACATCTGAAGTACACATTGTGCATTCAGAGCTGAGTGCTGTGCACCCCTTTGAATGACGTTAGTTTTCCTAAATGCAGGTCTGCATTTTTAAATTGCAAGTGGTGGCTCATCACCAGAGCCTTGCTGAAAGGGTTCCTCTTAGCAATGACCTTAGAGAGGCGTATACAGTAAGTGCAGTCATAGTTACACTCATTTAATAGTGTTTGTCTATTGAACACACGTCTTGTTACAAGAAAGTAATTCCACGGATGTCTTGAGTCTGCCTCTGTTTATCTTGGAGAGATGCCTCCTGTATGTTctgctgttgctgcttgtgtgtttgtgaagAAGAGCTGGAGTTCTTTGGTGgttaattttctttgtttttctccagAAATGACCCTGGGAGCACAGACTTTTCACGTTAGCAAGTATTGGAACAATCGCCTGTGACATGTAAACCTGCCACATTCACCATTTACAAACATAATGgaaacactttacaatgaaaaaTACAAGCTGTTGACTTCCCAAAGAATTTGAATAACTGCTTACTTTTTCCTGAGAAATTAGTTCTACTGATCACTTAAAAGTAGCCCAGATTTACAATGAATTCTTGAATATTATTCCATTGGAATTCACATGGATTTGCTACTATTGTATTATGCTGTAAccaatataaattatatacattttgtatACCAACAATTATAACATTTCTGCCCTTGTGAAGTTAGACTATTGGTACCAGGTTTTACAGGATATGTGTTAAACacctgtaatatttttaaaaacacattatgttGTAGAGAACCAGACATCTCTTGTTTTCAAAGGTAATTTGACTGTAAAACAGTGCTAGTCTGTACCTTTTTGAAATAAGACTGTTAGTCTAAATTGTAGATAAATGTTTAAAGATCAGTTTTAGTTCCAGCACTAATAAGTGATACAttacatatataaacacaaattGCTTGTGTTGGTTACATAAAATTTGGCACTGCCaattttaaacatacagtaattgGTAATAGAGGTAACACTTTAGGGATCTGATATGAGTGATTATAAacattattaattatgctattaataaTTATCAAATATTA
This is a stretch of genomic DNA from Polyodon spathula isolate WHYD16114869_AA chromosome 40, ASM1765450v1, whole genome shotgun sequence. It encodes these proteins:
- the LOC121304912 gene encoding uncharacterized protein C19orf47-like isoform X1, with protein sequence MASVTNATSEWIQFFKDAGIPAGLAVHYAVSFIDNRIQKNMLMDLSKEFMMDLGITVIGDIIAILKHAKVVYRQMKSADWNSPPTQPSMESRTGGTFRKRAAADDMCKMATEAISLGQTTIQAELRRNANTPATRMIANSLSRDSPPPTPVRKPDNRLSVTVSNKQAKTDAGPAVSVKRRRVTAEMEGKYIISMPKGTTERSKRILEEQAEIEKGIYRTSVFERLGAESKADTTMGSKPTGVFSRLGDATGERREEEDEKAVESDGEGSVLQYAGVLKRTAQPARKTPAKASPASLTPAKASPASLTPAKVSPASLITAKTRTTLAARRPAIVTLKRLGKPARALATCAAPDKPEPAAKISVLQRLGKPSSPQPDTQDSRVTSTKSKGFTVTINRGLGSAKVSSSTGECQGAQMDSAGSVSVFKRLGLKNT